In the genome of Nocardia sp. NBC_00416, one region contains:
- a CDS encoding DUF3239 domain-containing protein, protein MRRFEFAVDRRHAHAVNEVVAGRRRVRLAAVPAALLAAAATAYLVWLGHPWSYPLALACALGAVTALWVALWAPRRTGIVRLYAEGELVPAVVSLIQPRGAVLLALVNVARRDNGESRYALVTKTVRQLPGHRVAEGERVPAIAVRADRTTRSIGERWLPVDAMPIAWGTSDTAVIDRARASIAEIEWRLLADNLARAEEVQRSAAKRLLLDPGRLPEGLGA, encoded by the coding sequence GTGCGACGCTTCGAATTCGCGGTGGACCGCCGACATGCCCACGCTGTCAACGAAGTAGTCGCGGGGCGGCGCCGGGTGCGGCTCGCCGCGGTCCCCGCCGCCCTGCTCGCCGCGGCCGCCACCGCCTATCTGGTGTGGCTGGGACATCCCTGGTCCTATCCGCTGGCCCTGGCCTGCGCGCTGGGCGCGGTCACCGCCCTCTGGGTGGCGCTATGGGCGCCGCGTCGCACCGGAATCGTTCGGCTCTACGCCGAAGGCGAACTGGTTCCGGCGGTGGTCTCGCTGATCCAGCCTCGGGGTGCGGTACTGCTCGCACTGGTCAATGTGGCGCGTCGTGACAACGGAGAATCGCGGTACGCGCTGGTCACCAAGACGGTGCGGCAGCTTCCGGGCCATCGGGTGGCCGAAGGCGAGCGGGTGCCGGCGATCGCGGTCCGCGCAGACCGGACCACTCGGTCGATCGGGGAACGCTGGTTACCGGTCGACGCGATGCCGATCGCCTGGGGGACATCGGATACCGCGGTGATCGACCGGGCCCGTGCGTCCATCGCCGAGATCGAATGGCGTTTGCTCGCTGATAATCTCGCTCGCGCCGAAGAAGTGCAGCGCAGTGCGGCCAAGCGGTTGCTGCTCGATCCGGGCCGGCTGCCGGAGGGTCTCGGCGCCTGA
- a CDS encoding M1 family metallopeptidase: MRLTRWLIAGVVVLSSPTLTPAAAQAPSGPLAGAQGLGDPYFPLDGNGGYDVEHYDVTLGYDPAGHQLTGSTRIDANATQPLTSFDLDYTGPQVRAVRVNDLPADFEWRKPHELVVHPPLPLLPGLPFTVTVDYAGTAADTRGEGWTYSPTGGAFAAGEPHSASTWYPLNDSPRDKATFTLHATVPAEWEVMSGGVRTRDEVRGGFRTVSWEQRQPVIGYLTTVAIDRFDYLEQRRANGTPLLSAFAPGVGNLREHEERLPEILDFAESLYGPYPFDAAGGIYLAAEIPFSLETQTRPTYAAWADLNTVVHEVAHQWWGDSVSVHSWSDICLNECIASYTADFLWPERKEGVDIDARYRDRIRKALAKPSFWEVPLEDPGADKLFTSVYYKGPLFMHALRKQLGDTVFFGALREFMTAHAYGHASMPEFRAFIQSKSSTDLTGFLDAWLRGTTPPPEQYLYPGSLRG, encoded by the coding sequence ATGAGACTCACCCGCTGGCTGATCGCCGGGGTGGTTGTGCTGTCGAGTCCGACTTTGACGCCTGCCGCGGCGCAGGCGCCGTCCGGGCCGTTGGCGGGCGCGCAGGGTTTGGGCGATCCGTACTTTCCGCTGGACGGCAACGGCGGCTACGACGTCGAGCACTACGACGTGACGCTCGGTTACGATCCGGCCGGCCACCAGCTCACCGGGTCGACCCGGATCGATGCGAATGCCACCCAGCCGCTCACTTCGTTCGATCTCGACTACACCGGTCCTCAGGTGCGGGCGGTACGGGTGAACGATCTGCCCGCCGACTTCGAATGGCGGAAACCGCACGAACTGGTCGTTCATCCGCCGCTGCCGCTGCTGCCGGGACTGCCGTTCACTGTGACGGTCGACTACGCGGGCACGGCCGCCGATACCCGCGGCGAGGGCTGGACCTACTCGCCGACCGGCGGCGCATTCGCAGCGGGAGAACCACATTCGGCCTCCACCTGGTATCCGCTCAACGACTCCCCGCGGGACAAGGCCACCTTCACCCTGCACGCGACCGTGCCCGCCGAATGGGAAGTGATGTCGGGCGGGGTGCGGACGCGCGACGAGGTACGCGGCGGTTTTCGGACGGTCAGCTGGGAACAGCGCCAACCGGTGATCGGATACCTCACCACCGTCGCCATCGACCGGTTCGACTATCTCGAGCAGCGCCGCGCGAACGGCACCCCCTTGCTGAGCGCGTTCGCCCCCGGGGTCGGGAACCTGCGCGAACACGAAGAACGCCTGCCGGAGATCCTCGATTTCGCCGAAAGCCTCTACGGCCCGTATCCGTTCGACGCCGCCGGCGGTATCTATCTGGCCGCCGAGATCCCGTTCTCCCTGGAAACTCAGACCCGGCCCACCTACGCGGCGTGGGCCGACCTGAACACTGTGGTGCACGAGGTGGCTCACCAGTGGTGGGGTGATTCGGTCTCGGTACACAGCTGGTCCGATATCTGTCTCAACGAATGCATCGCCAGCTATACCGCCGACTTCTTGTGGCCGGAGCGCAAAGAGGGCGTCGATATCGATGCCCGGTACCGCGACAGGATCCGGAAGGCGCTGGCGAAGCCGAGTTTCTGGGAAGTGCCGCTGGAGGATCCCGGGGCGGACAAGCTGTTCACCTCGGTGTACTACAAGGGACCGCTGTTCATGCACGCGCTGCGTAAACAGCTGGGGGACACCGTATTCTTCGGGGCGTTGCGGGAGTTCATGACAGCGCACGCCTATGGTCACGCGTCGATGCCGGAGTTCCGGGCGTTCATCCAGTCGAAATCATCGACCGACCTCACCGGATTCCTCGATGCCTGGTTGCGCGGTACCACGCCGCCGCCGGAGCAGTACCTCTATCCGGGGTCTTTGCGCGGCTGA
- a CDS encoding helicase-associated domain-containing protein: MTGQDSYTAWLGARSDAQLVALLERRPDLAVPLPSSMAVLAGRAEQRASVLRAADDLNTVAFGVVEALAVHTAAGGEPLTRTELKRALRGRAKAATVDATVTELADRALLWFEGDRIRLVPATAEALPWSLGSGAESADALTEPEIATALADLSAAERALLDKLAETGPRGRTRDAAPDAPADRPVPQLLVRRLLRRIDDETVELPPAVGQLLRSEPVTDPYQLTPPEPVATAHQLAEVNGVGAGEVGELLRHCAAILEVLGQLPAPALRAGGLGVREMRRIAKAAGVDETRAGLLVELLAAAKLIEKGFPDPPPEADADDFWAPTPAADSWLEAPPARRWIPLAHAWLELDRNPWMIGLRDAADKPLAALAHELRIPYAVRDRRTVLEVLAEQPPGTELDPAGLARLLAWRTPRRRRHFRGRVVDNTLHEAAALGLVGRGALTAAARMLLRGTAAAAEAELEAALPDPVDHVLVQADLTVVAPGPLTADLQRRIELVADVESAGAATVYRLGESSLRRALDAGFTAAELHSLFDRHSRTPVPQTLSYLIDDVARRHGRLRAGMAQSFVRSEDPVLLAQVLAAPVAEALALRAIAPTVAISQAPLGELFEQLRGAGFAPAGEDASGAIVDLRQRGARINVRPLARQPYRPSPPTAEQLELLVTELRAGDRAATAASGQAVRSDGSRTSTAAALALLQLAARVRRQVHIGYVDAKGTAIQRVVEPVRVGNGQLDAMDPVTGTVRQFTLHRISSVALLE, translated from the coding sequence ATGACCGGCCAAGACTCGTACACCGCCTGGCTCGGCGCCCGATCCGACGCGCAGTTGGTCGCTCTGCTCGAACGCCGGCCCGATCTCGCGGTGCCACTACCTTCTTCGATGGCGGTGCTCGCCGGCCGCGCCGAACAACGCGCCTCGGTGCTGCGGGCGGCCGACGACCTGAACACGGTGGCTTTCGGAGTCGTCGAGGCGCTCGCCGTCCATACCGCGGCCGGTGGCGAACCCCTGACGCGCACGGAGTTGAAGCGGGCGCTGCGCGGCCGCGCCAAGGCCGCGACGGTGGACGCTACCGTCACCGAACTGGCCGACCGGGCGCTGCTCTGGTTCGAGGGCGACCGGATCCGGCTGGTGCCCGCCACTGCCGAGGCCCTGCCGTGGTCGCTGGGCAGCGGAGCGGAATCTGCCGATGCGCTCACCGAACCCGAGATCGCCACCGCCCTCGCCGACCTCTCCGCCGCCGAACGCGCGCTGCTCGACAAGCTCGCCGAGACCGGGCCGCGGGGGCGCACCCGCGACGCCGCGCCCGACGCGCCGGCCGACCGGCCGGTGCCCCAGCTGCTGGTGCGACGGCTGCTGCGCCGGATCGACGACGAGACGGTGGAACTGCCGCCGGCCGTCGGCCAACTGCTGCGTTCGGAACCGGTCACCGATCCATATCAACTCACGCCACCCGAACCGGTGGCCACCGCACACCAGCTAGCCGAGGTGAACGGGGTCGGCGCCGGTGAGGTGGGGGAACTGCTCCGGCATTGCGCCGCGATCCTCGAGGTGCTGGGCCAGTTACCCGCACCGGCCCTGCGTGCCGGCGGTCTCGGAGTGCGGGAAATGCGGCGGATAGCCAAGGCCGCCGGTGTCGACGAGACACGAGCCGGACTCCTGGTGGAGCTGCTCGCCGCGGCGAAACTCATCGAGAAGGGCTTCCCTGATCCACCTCCCGAAGCCGACGCCGACGATTTCTGGGCGCCCACTCCCGCCGCTGATTCGTGGCTGGAGGCGCCGCCGGCGCGACGCTGGATCCCACTGGCGCACGCCTGGCTGGAATTGGACCGCAACCCCTGGATGATCGGGCTGCGCGACGCCGCCGACAAGCCGCTGGCGGCGCTCGCACACGAACTCCGGATCCCCTACGCCGTGCGGGACCGCCGGACCGTACTCGAGGTACTCGCCGAGCAACCGCCCGGCACCGAACTCGATCCCGCCGGCCTCGCCCGCCTGTTGGCCTGGCGTACGCCCCGGCGGCGCCGGCATTTCCGGGGCCGAGTGGTGGACAACACGCTGCACGAGGCCGCCGCGCTGGGGCTGGTCGGCCGCGGCGCGCTCACCGCGGCCGCGCGGATGCTACTGCGCGGTACGGCTGCCGCCGCCGAGGCGGAACTCGAGGCCGCCCTACCCGACCCCGTCGATCATGTCCTGGTCCAGGCCGATCTGACGGTGGTGGCCCCCGGCCCGCTCACCGCCGATCTGCAGCGCCGGATCGAACTGGTCGCCGATGTGGAATCGGCGGGAGCGGCGACGGTCTACCGGCTCGGTGAATCCTCGCTGCGCCGCGCGCTCGACGCCGGATTCACCGCCGCGGAACTGCACAGCCTCTTCGACCGTCACTCCCGCACCCCGGTTCCGCAGACTCTCAGCTATCTCATCGACGATGTGGCGCGACGGCACGGTCGTCTGCGGGCCGGGATGGCGCAGTCGTTCGTGCGCAGCGAGGATCCCGTGCTGCTCGCGCAGGTGCTGGCCGCACCGGTCGCCGAAGCCCTCGCGCTGCGCGCGATCGCGCCGACCGTGGCGATATCGCAGGCGCCGCTGGGCGAACTGTTCGAGCAGTTGCGCGGCGCGGGTTTCGCGCCCGCCGGTGAGGACGCGTCCGGCGCGATCGTGGATCTCCGTCAGCGGGGGGCGCGGATCAATGTGCGGCCGCTGGCCCGGCAGCCGTACCGCCCCTCCCCGCCGACCGCCGAGCAGCTGGAGTTGCTGGTCACCGAACTCCGGGCCGGTGACCGGGCCGCCACCGCCGCGTCCGGGCAGGCGGTCCGCAGCGACGGCAGCCGCACCAGCACGGCCGCCGCCCTTGCCCTGCTGCAATTGGCGGCGCGGGTGCGACGGCAGGTGCACATCGGCTACGTCGATGCCAAAGGGACGGCGATCCAGCGTGTCGTCGAGCCGGTGCGGGTCGGCAACGGCCAACTCGACGCCATGGACCCGGTCACCGGAACGGTCCGCCAGTTCACCCTGCACCGGATCTCGTCGGTCGCGTTGCTCGAATAG
- a CDS encoding transglycosylase family protein, with the protein MSGRHRKPTNTGRTVAKVAVTGAMISGAGVALAGTASAAPDADWDRLAQCEAGGNWGINTGNGYHGGLQFSESTWQANGGGNYAPTANQASREQQITVAEKVLASQGWGAWPSCSSSLGLSSGSTPRETPADTPAVQTETETPSAHAAPSAPQSQAPAQSQTQTQEVYTAVDRALAAVQAQGIQVPQPALDLFEAVKAGNPQLDSGLLGAYEANKGLLPS; encoded by the coding sequence ATGAGTGGACGCCATCGCAAGCCCACCAATACCGGTCGCACTGTGGCCAAGGTCGCCGTCACCGGCGCCATGATCAGCGGTGCGGGCGTTGCCCTTGCCGGTACAGCCAGCGCGGCACCCGACGCCGACTGGGATCGACTCGCTCAGTGCGAAGCCGGCGGTAACTGGGGCATCAACACCGGCAACGGCTATCACGGTGGACTGCAGTTCTCGGAGAGCACCTGGCAGGCCAACGGCGGCGGGAACTACGCGCCGACCGCGAACCAGGCCAGCCGCGAACAGCAGATCACGGTCGCCGAGAAGGTACTCGCCTCGCAGGGCTGGGGCGCCTGGCCCTCCTGCTCGTCCTCGCTGGGCCTGAGCAGCGGCTCGACCCCGCGTGAAACCCCCGCCGACACCCCGGCTGTGCAGACCGAGACCGAGACCCCCAGCGCGCACGCCGCGCCGAGTGCGCCTCAGTCCCAGGCTCCGGCCCAGTCCCAGACTCAGACCCAAGAGGTCTACACCGCGGTGGATCGTGCGCTCGCCGCCGTGCAGGCGCAGGGCATCCAGGTCCCGCAGCCCGCACTCGATCTTTTCGAGGCCGTCAAGGCCGGCAACCCCCAGCTGGATTCCGGGCTCCTCGGCGCCTACGAAGCCAACAAGGGCCTGCTGCCTTCCTGA
- a CDS encoding cold-shock protein, with amino-acid sequence MPTGKVKWYDVEKGFGFLSQDEGEDVYVRSSALPQGVETLKPGQRVEFGMAAGRRGPQALSLKLVEAPPSVRQNQERNARKEPIARKHSPDELHGMVEDMITLLEAKVQPDLRKGRYPDRKTAQRISEVVRAVARELDS; translated from the coding sequence GTGCCGACCGGCAAGGTGAAGTGGTACGACGTGGAAAAGGGCTTCGGGTTCCTTTCCCAGGACGAGGGGGAGGACGTCTATGTCCGCTCGTCCGCGCTGCCCCAGGGCGTGGAAACGCTCAAGCCCGGCCAGCGGGTCGAGTTCGGGATGGCGGCCGGGCGGCGTGGGCCGCAGGCGCTGAGTCTGAAGCTGGTCGAGGCGCCGCCGTCGGTCCGGCAGAACCAGGAGCGCAACGCCCGCAAGGAGCCGATCGCGCGTAAGCACAGTCCGGACGAACTGCACGGCATGGTCGAGGACATGATCACGCTGCTGGAAGCGAAGGTCCAGCCGGATCTGCGCAAGGGGCGCTACCCGGATCGCAAGACCGCGCAGCGGATCTCGGAGGTGGTGCGCGCCGTGGCGCGCGAACTCGACAGCTGA
- a CDS encoding DUF2771 domain-containing protein produces the protein MSTNKVRTTLALALAGILVLVVATAGVVWLLARDAEPQDPELTAYAHGTTVTVPPFRYCTVKMQDCRQGETVFLEVPAGDPLQISLPDQIVGTPWELLPLYARPDGEVVERPSSYRDHPENARALTVPSRPEPGLELIGVELQVMIIAIDETGNQFPIPHAVWSIKTA, from the coding sequence GTGAGTACCAACAAAGTCCGCACGACGCTCGCGCTGGCCCTGGCCGGGATCCTGGTGCTGGTGGTCGCGACCGCCGGCGTGGTCTGGCTGCTGGCGCGGGACGCCGAACCGCAGGATCCGGAACTCACCGCATACGCGCACGGCACCACGGTGACCGTCCCGCCGTTCCGCTACTGCACAGTGAAGATGCAGGACTGCCGACAGGGCGAGACCGTGTTCCTGGAGGTGCCGGCCGGTGATCCCCTGCAGATCTCGCTCCCGGACCAGATCGTGGGCACGCCGTGGGAGTTGCTGCCGCTCTACGCCCGTCCGGACGGCGAGGTGGTCGAGCGGCCCAGCTCCTACCGTGACCATCCCGAGAACGCCCGCGCCCTGACGGTCCCGTCACGACCCGAACCGGGGCTGGAGCTGATCGGCGTGGAGTTGCAGGTGATGATCATCGCGATCGACGAGACCGGCAACCAGTTCCCCATCCCGCACGCCGTGTGGTCGATCAAGACCGCCTGA
- a CDS encoding MFS transporter: MPRAPDSGRPGSGAGRPTPGGFGPAPGRGLRPEAGGDGRHRPDLPSPPGAQREPRADRTAGHPTPRPEPRAPESRAPGPSGAGPSGAGPQDRTERAGTDDRPGGGESGEPAATKEYPSTEPGTEYDDESRRSPRKLTVTRVAAMRGRELTEKGIATFRRAAEADGADKSGLTALTYATMANFALDAAIAVALANTLFFASATAESKSKVALYLLITIAPFAIIAPLIGPALDRLQRGRRLALASSFAVRAVLAVVLIFSFDSWVLYPLALCMMVLSKSFAVLKSAVTPRVLPPDIDLVRTNSRLTVFGLVGGTLGAGGIAGVTAAITGSTGVLILATGIAVGGAYLSWRMPRWVEITEGEVPTTLGYHRHDAPTELLETADESAVPPRKRRQPLGRAVVTGLWGNGSIRVLTGFLTFYIAFVAKATEHRPVQQAAMLGLVGAAAAVGNFAGNASGARIQLGRPSLIVVNCTIGCTAVAVLALVLDNLFGAALAALVASGASALAKVSLDAAIQDDLPPESIASGFGRSETVLQLSWVIGGAGGVLLPTDYWKGFAVVSALLAGGLVQTVLSYRGFSLLPGLGGRRPLHAEQEVPHYDPPRGEAAR, translated from the coding sequence ATCCCCCGCGCACCGGATAGCGGACGCCCGGGCTCCGGGGCGGGGCGCCCCACGCCGGGTGGATTCGGCCCAGCGCCCGGCCGCGGTCTCCGGCCGGAAGCGGGTGGGGACGGCCGGCACCGCCCGGACCTCCCTTCGCCGCCGGGTGCGCAGCGCGAACCGCGCGCCGACCGGACCGCCGGTCACCCGACGCCCCGCCCCGAACCCCGCGCCCCCGAATCCCGCGCCCCTGGGCCGAGTGGAGCCGGGCCGAGTGGAGCCGGGCCGCAGGACCGGACCGAACGCGCCGGCACCGACGATCGGCCCGGCGGCGGCGAATCCGGCGAACCCGCGGCGACCAAGGAGTACCCGAGCACCGAACCCGGTACCGAATACGACGACGAGAGCCGCCGCTCACCCCGCAAGCTCACCGTCACCCGGGTCGCGGCGATGCGCGGCCGGGAACTCACCGAGAAAGGTATCGCCACCTTCCGGCGAGCGGCCGAAGCCGACGGCGCGGACAAATCCGGGCTGACCGCGCTCACCTACGCCACCATGGCGAACTTCGCCCTGGACGCCGCGATCGCGGTCGCGCTCGCCAACACCCTGTTCTTCGCCAGCGCGACCGCGGAGAGCAAATCCAAGGTCGCGCTCTATCTGCTGATCACCATCGCCCCGTTCGCGATCATCGCGCCCCTCATCGGCCCCGCCCTCGACCGGCTCCAGCGCGGCCGCCGGCTGGCCCTGGCCAGTTCGTTCGCCGTCCGGGCCGTCCTGGCCGTGGTGCTGATCTTCAGTTTCGACAGTTGGGTGCTGTACCCGCTGGCGCTGTGCATGATGGTGCTGAGCAAATCGTTCGCGGTGCTCAAGAGCGCGGTGACACCGCGGGTGCTACCACCCGATATCGACCTGGTCCGCACGAATTCCCGTCTTACTGTGTTCGGTCTGGTGGGCGGCACGCTGGGCGCCGGCGGGATCGCCGGGGTCACCGCGGCGATCACGGGCTCCACCGGCGTGCTGATTCTGGCCACGGGTATCGCCGTCGGCGGCGCCTATCTGAGTTGGCGTATGCCGCGCTGGGTGGAGATCACCGAGGGTGAGGTCCCCACAACCCTCGGCTACCACCGGCACGATGCGCCGACCGAACTACTCGAAACCGCCGACGAATCGGCCGTGCCGCCGCGCAAACGCCGGCAGCCGCTCGGGCGAGCGGTGGTCACCGGACTGTGGGGCAACGGCAGCATCCGCGTGCTGACCGGATTCCTGACCTTCTATATAGCGTTCGTCGCCAAAGCGACCGAGCATCGGCCCGTCCAGCAGGCCGCGATGCTCGGCCTGGTGGGCGCGGCGGCCGCCGTCGGCAATTTCGCCGGCAACGCCTCCGGAGCCCGGATCCAGCTCGGCCGGCCCTCGCTGATCGTGGTGAACTGCACGATCGGATGCACGGCCGTCGCGGTCCTCGCCCTGGTGCTGGACAACCTGTTCGGCGCGGCACTGGCCGCGCTGGTCGCCTCCGGTGCGAGCGCGCTGGCCAAGGTCTCGCTGGACGCGGCCATCCAGGACGATCTGCCCCCGGAGTCGATCGCGTCCGGCTTCGGCCGCTCGGAGACGGTGCTGCAGCTGAGCTGGGTGATCGGCGGCGCGGGCGGGGTACTGCTGCCGACCGATTATTGGAAAGGCTTCGCGGTGGTCAGTGCACTGCTGGCCGGGGGGCTCGTCCAGACTGTGCTGAGCTATCGCGGGTTCAGCCTGCTGCCGGGTCTCGGCGGTCGCCGACCGCTGCACGCCGAGCAGGAAGTTCCGCACTACGACCCCCCACGAGGAGAAGCCGCCCGGTGA
- a CDS encoding glutaminyl-peptide cyclotransferase produces the protein MKHTRRTWVGAALVCLLAAAACRDADDAVPRLTADVLATHPHDLGAFTQGLEIDGDVLYESTGMVGFSGIRTTDRNTGAELARTELPPPFFGEGVTLAGDTLWQITWQEGVAFARDPQTLAEKHRVRYPGEGWGLCTRNGQLVMSDGSAGLTFRDPVTFAPTGSVALTSHTSARLNELECAEDGSVYANSWPTDQILRIDPESGRVLAVIDTAGLLSAAERAQTDVLNGIAQIPGTDRFLITGKYWPTVFEVRFVPS, from the coding sequence ATGAAGCACACTCGGCGTACCTGGGTCGGTGCCGCGCTGGTCTGCCTGCTCGCCGCGGCGGCCTGCCGAGACGCCGATGACGCGGTCCCGCGCCTCACCGCCGACGTGCTGGCGACCCATCCGCACGATCTCGGCGCGTTCACCCAGGGCCTGGAAATCGACGGTGACGTGCTGTACGAGAGCACCGGGATGGTCGGGTTCTCCGGCATCCGGACAACCGACCGCAATACCGGCGCCGAACTGGCCCGCACGGAACTTCCGCCACCTTTTTTCGGCGAGGGCGTCACGCTCGCCGGCGACACGCTGTGGCAGATCACCTGGCAAGAAGGGGTCGCGTTCGCTCGCGACCCACAGACCCTCGCCGAGAAGCACCGGGTCCGGTATCCGGGTGAGGGCTGGGGATTGTGCACCAGGAACGGACAGCTGGTCATGAGCGACGGGTCGGCCGGACTCACTTTCCGCGACCCGGTCACCTTCGCCCCGACCGGTTCGGTCGCGCTGACCAGCCATACCTCCGCCCGCCTGAACGAACTCGAATGCGCCGAGGACGGCTCGGTCTACGCCAACTCCTGGCCCACCGATCAGATCCTGCGGATCGATCCGGAGTCCGGGCGTGTCCTGGCTGTCATCGATACCGCCGGACTGCTGTCCGCCGCGGAGCGCGCACAGACCGATGTCCTGAACGGGATCGCCCAGATCCCGGGCACCGACCGGTTCCTCATCACCGGAAAGTACTGGCCCACGGTGTTCGAGGTCCGTTTCGTCCCGTCCTGA
- a CDS encoding DUF3027 domain-containing protein, whose translation MSAVSVSDTEVRTILAGAVDLARSALSDLEPTGVGAHLGVHAEDDCSATHRFEATLPGYHGWQWEVVVAAAPDTDRVTVSESALLPGPEALIAPDFVPWDQRIRPGDLAPGDLLASPVDDPRLAPGYTATGDPEVDDEARQIGLGRKQVLSRAGRADAAERWFADYGPDTEMAKAAPGACASCGFYLPLAGALRACFGVCANPMGADGHVVHMGYGCGAHSDTELPTGAGSPLYQAFDDAAIEVYSIAPKPGAAEPGSAERDAEAGTSEAGGVAPPAPPSESEEPGRTDAARPEPDARAAADDSATGVVAGVEPDRSADTAEQTAAPDHTAAQTAGGTDDLRDSGTDSPPEPASDVREPKPAED comes from the coding sequence GTGAGCGCAGTATCTGTTTCGGACACCGAAGTGCGGACGATCCTGGCCGGGGCCGTCGACTTGGCGCGCAGTGCGCTCTCGGACCTGGAGCCGACCGGGGTCGGAGCACATCTGGGAGTCCACGCCGAGGACGACTGTTCGGCGACGCATCGTTTCGAGGCCACCCTTCCCGGCTACCACGGCTGGCAGTGGGAGGTGGTGGTTGCCGCCGCGCCCGATACCGACCGGGTGACCGTGAGCGAATCCGCGTTGCTGCCCGGCCCCGAAGCGCTGATCGCACCGGACTTCGTGCCCTGGGACCAGCGCATCCGGCCCGGCGATCTGGCGCCGGGGGATCTCCTGGCGTCGCCCGTCGACGACCCACGCCTGGCACCCGGCTATACGGCGACCGGCGATCCCGAGGTCGACGACGAGGCCCGCCAGATCGGTCTCGGCCGCAAACAGGTACTCAGCCGTGCGGGCCGGGCCGATGCCGCCGAGCGGTGGTTCGCCGATTACGGCCCCGATACCGAGATGGCCAAGGCCGCCCCTGGCGCCTGCGCGAGCTGTGGCTTCTACCTGCCGCTGGCGGGTGCGCTGCGGGCCTGTTTCGGGGTCTGCGCGAATCCGATGGGCGCGGACGGTCACGTGGTGCACATGGGTTACGGATGCGGTGCGCATTCGGATACCGAGCTGCCGACCGGCGCGGGGTCGCCGCTCTACCAGGCCTTCGACGATGCGGCGATCGAGGTCTATTCGATCGCGCCGAAGCCGGGAGCCGCGGAGCCCGGTTCGGCGGAGCGCGACGCGGAAGCCGGCACTTCGGAGGCAGGCGGGGTTGCGCCGCCCGCCCCGCCGTCCGAGTCCGAAGAGCCGGGGCGCACCGATGCCGCCCGCCCGGAGCCGGACGCCCGGGCCGCCGCGGACGATTCCGCCACGGGCGTAGTGGCCGGCGTCGAGCCGGATCGATCCGCGGACACCGCGGAGCAGACGGCGGCACCGGACCACACCGCGGCGCAGACCGCGGGCGGCACGGACGACCTTCGGGATTCCGGAACCGATAGCCCGCCGGAACCCGCGTCCGATGTTCGAGAGCCGAAGCCGGCCGAGGACTGA